One window of the Lynx canadensis isolate LIC74 chromosome D3, mLynCan4.pri.v2, whole genome shotgun sequence genome contains the following:
- the CCDC188 gene encoding coiled-coil domain-containing protein 188: MEGPKTLGPCGHSHPQCPQPSASSSHAGCLDPPCQGFVRWPCLVPLSSTLSIESARPFPPPGVGGGGPRVGAEVPGSFMANEEGEMQRQRPRDPTGTKRGQEEARLGWGWPLHSGREQGAPRPGGSPSSGPRPGPCPPLPTGAGTPASPRAAPSQLQNVPLGPAEQSFFQLEQENQNLKRQNQDLREQLGALLGPGQQFLPLCPEHSSCTTLAWTPEQTSSQPLEDRAPLQLLRQELCRGEESFVQQSQNELQQIRLSFERKKMAITEVWDGVAEVHMALNNQATGLLNLKKDIRGVLDQMEDIQLEILGERAQCRTQARKEQQMACTAKARPQLGCSEGLKSQLWLLALRLLLGTLLACTAAYVYVVDPAPFEGLVPPLLSRAAVWKLRALLGPFLHLEVDDFLPF; this comes from the exons ATGGAGGGGCCAAAAACCCTGGGTCCCTGTGGCCACTCCCACCCCCAATGCCCCCAACCATCAGCTTCGAGCAGCCATGCAGGATGCCTGGATCCACCCTGCCAGGGGTTTGTAAGATGGCCCTGCCTGGTACCTCTCAGCTCCACTCTCTCAATAGAGTCGGCCAGACCTTTCCCACCTCCGGGGGTAGGAGGTGGGGGGCCCAGGGTAGGGGCTGAGGTACCTGGGAGCTTTATGGCAAATGAAGAGGGAGAGATGCAGCGACAGAGACCGAGAGACCCAACGGGGACAAAACGAGGGCAAGAGGAGgcaaggctggggtggggctggcccCTGCACTCAGGACGAGAGCAAGGGGCCCCCAGGCCAGGGGGATCCCCCAGCTCAGGGCCCAGACCCGGCCCTTGCCCACCCCTGCCAACAGGGGCAGGAACCCCGGCTTCACCCAGGGCAGCCCCCTCCCAGCTCCAGAACGTGCCCCTGGGTCCTGCAGAGCAGTCCTTCTTCCAGCTGGAGCAGGAAAACCAGAATCTG AAAAGACAGAACCAGGATCTGCGAGAGCAGCTGGGGGCCCTCCTGGGGCCAGGGCAGCAGTTTCTGCCCCTATGCCCGGAGCACTCGAGCTGCACGACCCTGGCCTGG ACCCCTGAGCAGACCAGTTCCCAGCCCCTGGAGGACAGGGCACCCTTGCAGCTGCTGCGGCAGGAGCTGTGCCGGGGGGAAGAGTCCTTCGTGCAGCAGTCTCAG AATGAACTGCAGCAGATCCGACTGTCCTTTGAGAGGAAGAAGATGGCCATTACCGAG gTATGGGATGGCGTGGCCGAGGTACATATGGCCCTGAACAACCAGGCCACTGGGCTCCTG aACCTTAAGAAGGACATCCGGGGAGTACTAGACCAGATGGAGGACATTCAGCTGGAGATTCTAGG GGAGCGTGCCCAGTGCCGCACCCAGGCCAGGAAGGAGCAGCAGATGGCATGCACAGCG aaGGCAAGGCCTCAGCTGGGATGTTCCGAGGGCCTCAAAAGCCAGCTCTG GCTGCTGGCCCTGAGGCTGCTGCTGGGCACCCTGCTGGCCTGTACCGCCGCCTACGTGTACGTGGTGGACCCCGCGCCCTTCGAGGGGCTGGTGCCTCCCCTGCTGAGCCGCGCCGCTGTCTGGAAGCTCCGGGCCCTGCTGGGCCCGTTCCTGCACCTGGAGGTGGACGACTTCCTGCCCTTCTAG
- the ZDHHC8 gene encoding palmitoyltransferase ZDHHC8 isoform X2, with amino-acid sequence MPRSPGTRLKPAKYIPVATAAALLVGSSTLFFVFTCPWLTRAVSPAVPVYNGIIFLFVLANFSMATFMDPGVFPRADEDEDKEDDFRAPLYKNVDVRGIQVRMKWCATCHFYRPPRCSHCSVCDNCVEDFDHHCPWVNNCIGRRNYRYFFLFLLSLSAHMVGVVAFGLVYVLNHAEGLGAAHTTITMAVMCVAGLFFIPVIGLTGFHVVLVTRGRTTNEQVTGKFRGGVNPFTRGCYGNVEHVLCSPLAPRYVVEPPRLPLAARLKPPFLRPELLERAAPLKVKLSDNGLKAGLGRSKSKGSLDRLDEKPLDLGPPLPPKVEAGTFGGDLQTPRPSSAESALSVQRTSPPTPAMYKFRPAFPSGPKAPFCGPGEQVPGPDSLTLGEDSIHSLDFASEPSLDLPDYTPGGLHAAYPPSPPLSAADTFSGALRSLSLKAASRRGGDHVALQPLRSEGGPPTPHRSIFAPHALPNRNGSLSYDSLLNPGSPSGHTCPAHPSAGMASYRSPYLHPGAVGDPPRPPPRSFSPVLGPRPREPSPVRYDNLSRTIMASIQERKDREERERLLRSQADSLFGDSGVYDAPSSYSLQQASALSEGPRGPSLRYGSRDDLVAGPGFGGARNPALQTSLSSLSSAVSRAPRTSSSSLQADLANNNAPGPRPGSGSHRSPVRQGPPSPPSTPRSPSYAGPKAVAFIHTDLPESPPSLAMQRDHPQLKTPPSKLNGQSPGLARLGPAAGPPGPSASPARHTLVKKVSGVGGTTYEISV; translated from the exons GTGCCCATGGTTGACTCGAGCTGTGTCCCCAGCTGTTCCCGTCTACAATGGCATCATCTTCCTCTTTGTCCTGGCCAACTTCAGCATGGCCACCTTCATGGACCCTGGCGTCTTCCCCCGAG CGGATGAGGACGAGGATAAGGAGGATGACTTCCGGGCCCCGCTGTACAAGAATGTGGATGTACGGGGCATCCAGGTCCGAATGAAGTGGTGTGCAACCTGCCACTTCTACCGTCCACCTCGCTGTTCCCACTGCAGCGTCTGCGACAACTGCGTAGAG GACTTTGACCACCACTGCCCCTGGGTCAACAACTGCATCGGGCGCCGCAATTACCGTTACTTCTTCCTGTTCCTGCTGTCGCTCAGTGCACACATGGTGGGTGTCGTCGCCTTTGGCCTGGTCTATGTGCTGAACCACGCTGAGGGACTGGGAGCCGCCCACACTACCATCAC CATGGCCGTCATGTGTGTGGCTGGCCTCTTCTTCATCCCTGTCATCGGCCTCACTGGCTTCCATGTGGTGCTAGTCACTCGGGGGCGTACCACCAACGAGCAG GTGACGGGGAAGTTCCGTGGGGGAGTGAACCCCTTCACCCGAGGCTGCTATGGGAATGTGGAGCACGTGCTGTGCAGCCCTCTGGCACCCCG GTACGTGGTGGAGCCTCCCCGGCTGCCGCTGGCTGCTCGCCTGAAGCCTCCCTTCCTTCGGCCTGAGCTCCTGGAGCGAGCTGCCCCACTCAAGGTCAAGCTTAGTGACAACGGGCTGAAGGCTGGCCTGGGCCGCAGCAAG TCCAAGGGCAGTCTGGACCGGCTGGATGAGAAGCCGCTGGACCTGGGGCCGCCACTGCCCCCCAAGGTGGAGGCCGGCACGTTTGGAGGCGACCTGCAGACCCCACGCCCAAGCAGTGCTG AGAGCGCCCTGTCGGTGCAGAGGACCAGCCCCCCGACACCTGCCATGTACAAGTTCCGGCCTGCTTTTCCCTCGGGTCCCAAGGCTCCCTTCTGCGGGCCTGGTGAGCAG GTCCCGGGCCCTGACTCCCTGACGCTAGGGGAGGACAGCATCCACAGCCTGGACTTTGCATCAGAGCCCAGCCTGGACCTCCCCGACTACACGCCCGGAGGCCTGCACGCAGCCTACCCGCCGTCCCCGCCACTCAGTGCTGCTGATACCTTTTCGGGTGCCTTGCGCTCCCTGAGCCTCAAGGCAGCAAGCCGGCGGGGCGGGGACCATGTGGCCCTGCAGCCTCTGCGCTCTGAGGGTgggccccccacaccccaccgcAGCATCTTTGCCCCCCACGCGCTGCCCAACCGCAATGGCAGCTTGTCCTATGACAGTCTGCTTAACCCTGGATCTCCCAGTGGCCACACGTGCCCAGCCCACCCCTCGGCTGGCATGGCCAGCTACCGCTCGCCCTACCTGCACCCGGGGGCAGTGGGTGACCCGCCACGACCCCCACCCCGTAGCTTTAGCCCGGTGCTGGGTCCCCGGCCACGGGAGCCCTCGCCTGTGCGCTATGACAACCTGTCCAGGACCATCATGGCCTCCATCCAGGAGCGCAAGGACAGGGAGGAGCGGGAACGGCTGCTGCGCTCTCAGGCCGACTCGCTCTTTGGCGACTCGGGCGTCTATGATGCGCCCAGTTCCTACAGCCTGCAGCAGGCCAGTGCGCTGTCCGAGGGCCCCCGGGGCCCTTCCCTACGCTATGGCTCCAGAGATGACCTGGTGGCAGGGCCTGGCTTCGGTGGTGCCCGCAACCCCGCGCTGCAGACTTCACTGTCCTCGCTGTCCAGTGCCGTGAGCCGGGCACCGcggacctcctcctcctccctgcaggcTGACCTGGCCAACAACAACGCCCCTGGGCCTCGGCCCGGCAGCGGCTCGCACAGGTCCCCAGTGCGCCAgggcccaccctccccacccagcaCACCCCGCTCACCCTCCTATGCAGGCCCCAAAGCTGTCGCCTTCATCCACACGGACCTCCCGGAGTCGCCACCCTCGCTGGCCATGCAGAG GGACCACCCTCAGCTGAAGACCCCCCCAAGTAAGCTTAACGGGCAGTCCCCGGGCCTGGCCCGCTTGGGGCCTGCTGCTGGCCCCCCAGGGCCCTCCGCCAGCCCTGCCCGGCACACGCTCGTTAAGAAGGTGTCCGGCGTGGGTGGGACCACGTACGAGATCTCAGTGTGA
- the ZDHHC8 gene encoding palmitoyltransferase ZDHHC8 isoform X3: MPRSPGTRLKPAKYIPVATAAALLVGSSTLFFVFTCPWLTRAVSPAVPVYNGIIFLFVLANFSMATFMDPGVFPRADEDEDKEDDFRAPLYKNVDVRGIQVRMKWCATCHFYRPPRCSHCSVCDNCVEDFDHHCPWVNNCIGRRNYRYFFLFLLSLSAHMVGVVAFGLVYVLNHAEGLGAAHTTITMAVMCVAGLFFIPVIGLTGFHVVLVTRGRTTNEQVTGKFRGGVNPFTRGCYGNVEHVLCSPLAPRYVVEPPRLPLAARLKPPFLRPELLERAAPLKVKLSDNGLKAGLGRSKVPGPDSLTLGEDSIHSLDFASEPSLDLPDYTPGGLHAAYPPSPPLSAADTFSGALRSLSLKAASRRGGDHVALQPLRSEGGPPTPHRSIFAPHALPNRNGSLSYDSLLNPGSPSGHTCPAHPSAGMASYRSPYLHPGAVGDPPRPPPRSFSPVLGPRPREPSPVRYDNLSRTIMASIQERKDREERERLLRSQADSLFGDSGVYDAPSSYSLQQASALSEGPRGPSLRYGSRDDLVAGPGFGGARNPALQTSLSSLSSAVSRAPRTSSSSLQADLANNNAPGPRPGSGSHRSPVRQGPPSPPSTPRSPSYAGPKAVAFIHTDLPESPPSLAMQRGRIGTCSRGWGRRGQPRVPPGLHLCHLGLPEDRPPLRAPWSPAARAPPRGAMCRLHSAASSLFPGLSGPERDTK; this comes from the exons GTGCCCATGGTTGACTCGAGCTGTGTCCCCAGCTGTTCCCGTCTACAATGGCATCATCTTCCTCTTTGTCCTGGCCAACTTCAGCATGGCCACCTTCATGGACCCTGGCGTCTTCCCCCGAG CGGATGAGGACGAGGATAAGGAGGATGACTTCCGGGCCCCGCTGTACAAGAATGTGGATGTACGGGGCATCCAGGTCCGAATGAAGTGGTGTGCAACCTGCCACTTCTACCGTCCACCTCGCTGTTCCCACTGCAGCGTCTGCGACAACTGCGTAGAG GACTTTGACCACCACTGCCCCTGGGTCAACAACTGCATCGGGCGCCGCAATTACCGTTACTTCTTCCTGTTCCTGCTGTCGCTCAGTGCACACATGGTGGGTGTCGTCGCCTTTGGCCTGGTCTATGTGCTGAACCACGCTGAGGGACTGGGAGCCGCCCACACTACCATCAC CATGGCCGTCATGTGTGTGGCTGGCCTCTTCTTCATCCCTGTCATCGGCCTCACTGGCTTCCATGTGGTGCTAGTCACTCGGGGGCGTACCACCAACGAGCAG GTGACGGGGAAGTTCCGTGGGGGAGTGAACCCCTTCACCCGAGGCTGCTATGGGAATGTGGAGCACGTGCTGTGCAGCCCTCTGGCACCCCG GTACGTGGTGGAGCCTCCCCGGCTGCCGCTGGCTGCTCGCCTGAAGCCTCCCTTCCTTCGGCCTGAGCTCCTGGAGCGAGCTGCCCCACTCAAGGTCAAGCTTAGTGACAACGGGCTGAAGGCTGGCCTGGGCCGCAGCAAG GTCCCGGGCCCTGACTCCCTGACGCTAGGGGAGGACAGCATCCACAGCCTGGACTTTGCATCAGAGCCCAGCCTGGACCTCCCCGACTACACGCCCGGAGGCCTGCACGCAGCCTACCCGCCGTCCCCGCCACTCAGTGCTGCTGATACCTTTTCGGGTGCCTTGCGCTCCCTGAGCCTCAAGGCAGCAAGCCGGCGGGGCGGGGACCATGTGGCCCTGCAGCCTCTGCGCTCTGAGGGTgggccccccacaccccaccgcAGCATCTTTGCCCCCCACGCGCTGCCCAACCGCAATGGCAGCTTGTCCTATGACAGTCTGCTTAACCCTGGATCTCCCAGTGGCCACACGTGCCCAGCCCACCCCTCGGCTGGCATGGCCAGCTACCGCTCGCCCTACCTGCACCCGGGGGCAGTGGGTGACCCGCCACGACCCCCACCCCGTAGCTTTAGCCCGGTGCTGGGTCCCCGGCCACGGGAGCCCTCGCCTGTGCGCTATGACAACCTGTCCAGGACCATCATGGCCTCCATCCAGGAGCGCAAGGACAGGGAGGAGCGGGAACGGCTGCTGCGCTCTCAGGCCGACTCGCTCTTTGGCGACTCGGGCGTCTATGATGCGCCCAGTTCCTACAGCCTGCAGCAGGCCAGTGCGCTGTCCGAGGGCCCCCGGGGCCCTTCCCTACGCTATGGCTCCAGAGATGACCTGGTGGCAGGGCCTGGCTTCGGTGGTGCCCGCAACCCCGCGCTGCAGACTTCACTGTCCTCGCTGTCCAGTGCCGTGAGCCGGGCACCGcggacctcctcctcctccctgcaggcTGACCTGGCCAACAACAACGCCCCTGGGCCTCGGCCCGGCAGCGGCTCGCACAGGTCCCCAGTGCGCCAgggcccaccctccccacccagcaCACCCCGCTCACCCTCCTATGCAGGCCCCAAAGCTGTCGCCTTCATCCACACGGACCTCCCGGAGTCGCCACCCTCGCTGGCCATGCAGAG GGGGCGGATCGGCACCTGCAGCCGTGGATGGGGCCGGCGTGGCCAGCCCAGGGTGCCCCCCGGCCTGCACCTATGCCACCTTGGCCTCCCTGAGGACCGCCCGCCGCTGCGGGCACCCTGGAGCCCGGCCGCCAGGGCGCCTCCCCGAGGGGCTATGTGCCGCCTGCACTCAGCCGCCTCCAGCCTTTTCCCCGGTCTCTCGGGGCCTGAGCGGGACACCAAGTAG
- the ZDHHC8 gene encoding palmitoyltransferase ZDHHC8 isoform X1, with amino-acid sequence MPRSPGTRLKPAKYIPVATAAALLVGSSTLFFVFTCPWLTRAVSPAVPVYNGIIFLFVLANFSMATFMDPGVFPRADEDEDKEDDFRAPLYKNVDVRGIQVRMKWCATCHFYRPPRCSHCSVCDNCVEDFDHHCPWVNNCIGRRNYRYFFLFLLSLSAHMVGVVAFGLVYVLNHAEGLGAAHTTITMAVMCVAGLFFIPVIGLTGFHVVLVTRGRTTNEQVTGKFRGGVNPFTRGCYGNVEHVLCSPLAPRYVVEPPRLPLAARLKPPFLRPELLERAAPLKVKLSDNGLKAGLGRSKSKGSLDRLDEKPLDLGPPLPPKVEAGTFGGDLQTPRPSSAESALSVQRTSPPTPAMYKFRPAFPSGPKAPFCGPGEQVPGPDSLTLGEDSIHSLDFASEPSLDLPDYTPGGLHAAYPPSPPLSAADTFSGALRSLSLKAASRRGGDHVALQPLRSEGGPPTPHRSIFAPHALPNRNGSLSYDSLLNPGSPSGHTCPAHPSAGMASYRSPYLHPGAVGDPPRPPPRSFSPVLGPRPREPSPVRYDNLSRTIMASIQERKDREERERLLRSQADSLFGDSGVYDAPSSYSLQQASALSEGPRGPSLRYGSRDDLVAGPGFGGARNPALQTSLSSLSSAVSRAPRTSSSSLQADLANNNAPGPRPGSGSHRSPVRQGPPSPPSTPRSPSYAGPKAVAFIHTDLPESPPSLAMQRGRIGTCSRGWGRRGQPRVPPGLHLCHLGLPEDRPPLRAPWSPAARAPPRGAMCRLHSAASSLFPGLSGPERDTK; translated from the exons GTGCCCATGGTTGACTCGAGCTGTGTCCCCAGCTGTTCCCGTCTACAATGGCATCATCTTCCTCTTTGTCCTGGCCAACTTCAGCATGGCCACCTTCATGGACCCTGGCGTCTTCCCCCGAG CGGATGAGGACGAGGATAAGGAGGATGACTTCCGGGCCCCGCTGTACAAGAATGTGGATGTACGGGGCATCCAGGTCCGAATGAAGTGGTGTGCAACCTGCCACTTCTACCGTCCACCTCGCTGTTCCCACTGCAGCGTCTGCGACAACTGCGTAGAG GACTTTGACCACCACTGCCCCTGGGTCAACAACTGCATCGGGCGCCGCAATTACCGTTACTTCTTCCTGTTCCTGCTGTCGCTCAGTGCACACATGGTGGGTGTCGTCGCCTTTGGCCTGGTCTATGTGCTGAACCACGCTGAGGGACTGGGAGCCGCCCACACTACCATCAC CATGGCCGTCATGTGTGTGGCTGGCCTCTTCTTCATCCCTGTCATCGGCCTCACTGGCTTCCATGTGGTGCTAGTCACTCGGGGGCGTACCACCAACGAGCAG GTGACGGGGAAGTTCCGTGGGGGAGTGAACCCCTTCACCCGAGGCTGCTATGGGAATGTGGAGCACGTGCTGTGCAGCCCTCTGGCACCCCG GTACGTGGTGGAGCCTCCCCGGCTGCCGCTGGCTGCTCGCCTGAAGCCTCCCTTCCTTCGGCCTGAGCTCCTGGAGCGAGCTGCCCCACTCAAGGTCAAGCTTAGTGACAACGGGCTGAAGGCTGGCCTGGGCCGCAGCAAG TCCAAGGGCAGTCTGGACCGGCTGGATGAGAAGCCGCTGGACCTGGGGCCGCCACTGCCCCCCAAGGTGGAGGCCGGCACGTTTGGAGGCGACCTGCAGACCCCACGCCCAAGCAGTGCTG AGAGCGCCCTGTCGGTGCAGAGGACCAGCCCCCCGACACCTGCCATGTACAAGTTCCGGCCTGCTTTTCCCTCGGGTCCCAAGGCTCCCTTCTGCGGGCCTGGTGAGCAG GTCCCGGGCCCTGACTCCCTGACGCTAGGGGAGGACAGCATCCACAGCCTGGACTTTGCATCAGAGCCCAGCCTGGACCTCCCCGACTACACGCCCGGAGGCCTGCACGCAGCCTACCCGCCGTCCCCGCCACTCAGTGCTGCTGATACCTTTTCGGGTGCCTTGCGCTCCCTGAGCCTCAAGGCAGCAAGCCGGCGGGGCGGGGACCATGTGGCCCTGCAGCCTCTGCGCTCTGAGGGTgggccccccacaccccaccgcAGCATCTTTGCCCCCCACGCGCTGCCCAACCGCAATGGCAGCTTGTCCTATGACAGTCTGCTTAACCCTGGATCTCCCAGTGGCCACACGTGCCCAGCCCACCCCTCGGCTGGCATGGCCAGCTACCGCTCGCCCTACCTGCACCCGGGGGCAGTGGGTGACCCGCCACGACCCCCACCCCGTAGCTTTAGCCCGGTGCTGGGTCCCCGGCCACGGGAGCCCTCGCCTGTGCGCTATGACAACCTGTCCAGGACCATCATGGCCTCCATCCAGGAGCGCAAGGACAGGGAGGAGCGGGAACGGCTGCTGCGCTCTCAGGCCGACTCGCTCTTTGGCGACTCGGGCGTCTATGATGCGCCCAGTTCCTACAGCCTGCAGCAGGCCAGTGCGCTGTCCGAGGGCCCCCGGGGCCCTTCCCTACGCTATGGCTCCAGAGATGACCTGGTGGCAGGGCCTGGCTTCGGTGGTGCCCGCAACCCCGCGCTGCAGACTTCACTGTCCTCGCTGTCCAGTGCCGTGAGCCGGGCACCGcggacctcctcctcctccctgcaggcTGACCTGGCCAACAACAACGCCCCTGGGCCTCGGCCCGGCAGCGGCTCGCACAGGTCCCCAGTGCGCCAgggcccaccctccccacccagcaCACCCCGCTCACCCTCCTATGCAGGCCCCAAAGCTGTCGCCTTCATCCACACGGACCTCCCGGAGTCGCCACCCTCGCTGGCCATGCAGAG GGGGCGGATCGGCACCTGCAGCCGTGGATGGGGCCGGCGTGGCCAGCCCAGGGTGCCCCCCGGCCTGCACCTATGCCACCTTGGCCTCCCTGAGGACCGCCCGCCGCTGCGGGCACCCTGGAGCCCGGCCGCCAGGGCGCCTCCCCGAGGGGCTATGTGCCGCCTGCACTCAGCCGCCTCCAGCCTTTTCCCCGGTCTCTCGGGGCCTGAGCGGGACACCAAGTAG